From the genome of Acidobacteriota bacterium:
CGCGTCGATGAACACGGAGACACCCGACTGCTGGATGGTGCGCCGGTTGCCCCTATCGGTGAACGTGCCCGGCCCCGTGACGATCACGCCCGGGGGGCCCGTCGCCACGGCGACCAGCGCCCTCCGCTCCCGCTGGCGGACGCTGCTTTCGCCCTCCTTGCGGTACAGCTCGGCCAGCGGCATCCGTGCGCTCGCCTCGATGACAGCGTCGGTGCTGAACAGAGGGCGGTCGATCTTGTCCGCGAGCGCCCGCCCGACCTCGTCGGTCCCCGAACCGAAGAAACCGACGAGAAAGATGCGATCCGGAATCATTTCGTCACCTCGGTCGGCCGGCCCGCCTGTCCGTGCGAGGCCGCCGGGCCGCCCGCGCCGTGCGCGTCAACCCATCCCCTCTCCCCCGCGCGAACCGGGAAATCGAGCCGGTTCGCCGGTGGGGTCCGGGGGCACTGGTAGCCCGGCTTGCCGTAAGCGCAGGAAGGATAGTAGGCCAGGTTGAAGTCGAGAACATACCAGTCGTCGATTCCGCCGGCCAGATCGATGTAGCGTCCGGCTCCGTAGGTCTCCACACCGCTGGTCTCGTCCTGGAACGGAAGGAACAAGCCGCCCCACTCCCGGGGTCCGACGTCGCGCAGCTGGTAGACCTCCAGCTCGCGCCGCACGCCGTCCTGGGTCCAGACCAGCTTGCCGACGGCCACGGCGGGCCGCCGCTCCCCGTTGGTCGTGGTCATCGGGTGCGGCTTCGGATCGTCGTACCGCTCCAGGTGGGCGAAGAAACGCAGCGACGGATTGAAGGGATAGTAGTCGAGTCCTTGGAACCGGCGCTTCACCTCCTCGGGGAGAGGGGACTCGGGAGAGGTCTTGAACCACTCGTTCCGCTCCGCCCGGGCGGCTGCGATCTCCTCCGGCGAGAGGAACCTCAGCCCCGGCGGCGGTCCCTCCGGGCCGGGCGCCGGCGCGCAGCCCGCCAGGAGCGCGCCCAGCAGGGCCGCCTGGCGTCCGATCGATGCTCCCGCTCGTCTCATCGGCGGCGATGATGCACGCAACGGCCGCAGGCGGCCAGCCCGCCGCTCAGGCGTACCCGAGCTGAACGGCCACGACGAGCGCGAGCGATCCCACCACCCAGACCTTGAGCATCAGCGGCGTGACGAAGCGCAGCCACCGGTCGAAGGGGATGCCGGCCATCGCCAGGATACCCATCAGGACGGCGTTGGTCGGGACGACGATGTTGGTGAACCCGTCCCCGAACTGGTAGGCCAGCACGGCGACCTGGCGCGTGATGCCGAGCACGTCGGACAGCGGCGCCATCAGTGGCATCGTGACATAGGCCTGCCCGCTGCCCGACGGAATGAAGAAGTTGCACACGCTCTGCACCAGGAACATCCCGGCCGCCGCCAGCGAGGGGCCGAGGTGGCGGAGCGGCTGAGCGATTCCGTGGACGATCGTGTCGATCACCTGGGCATCGGCGAGGACGAGCTTGATGCTGTTCGCGAAGCCGATGAGCAACGCCGTGGTGGTCAGATCGGTCGCTCCCCGGCAGAACTCGACGGCGATGCGGTCGGCCCCCAGGCCGCCGACCGCCCCGAGCACGATCGTCAGCCCCAGGAACAGGGCCCCCATCTCGACCAGGTACCAGCCACGGCTCGCCAGACCCCACACCAGCAGGCCCAGCGCCGCGAAGGTCACGGCGAGCACGGCCACGTGCCGGCGCCCCAGGGCGGGCGGGTCGGACGGCAGCGCGACGGGCGGCGGGCCGAGATCCGAGACCAGCGAGCGGGACGGCTCGCGCGCGACCTTGGTGGCATAGGACCAGACGTGGTGGATACCGATCGCCAGCATCACCGGCGTGAGCAGCAGGCGGAACCACATCCCGGAAGCGGGCGGCAACCCGGCGATGTTCTGGGCGATCATGACGGTGAAGGGGTTGAGCACCGCCGTCCCGTAGCCGACCCCGTAGCCGACGCACATGATGCCGACGCCGGTGACGGCGTCCATCCCCATGCCACGGGCGAGAAGCAGCAGAATCGGGACGAACGGGAGGTACTCCTCCGCCATCCCGAAGCCGGACGAACCGGCGGCGAAGGCCGTCACGCCGATGGCGATCAACCAGCCGCGCCGGTCGCCGAACCTGCGGAGCAGGAGCCCGATCGAGGCATCGACCGCGCCGGTGGCGCGGAGGACGGCGAACGCCCCGCCGATGATGAAGACGAAGAAGATGATGTCCTGAACCGAGGCGAAGCCTCGGGGAACGACCGTCAACGGGGTCAGCAGATCCCCGACGCCGAAGGGCGCTTCCCGCTCGATCCGGTGATAGGTGCCGGGGACGACGACCTGGTGGCCGTCGTGGTCGTGCCGCTCGTAAGCGCCCGCGGGGAGCACCAGGCTCGCCAGCCAGGCCAGCACGATCATGCCGAAGAGCAGGACGAGGGTGTGAGGGACCTTGAGACGCCGCTTTTCTGCCATGGCGCTCCCCCCCGGGGCGGCCCCGGGCCAAAAAGGTCACCAGTCTACCGGAATCCGGCCCACCTCACCGCGCCGGCTGCGGAACAGGACGTATCCGTGCCGGCGCCCGTACGCCCACAGGGCGGCGGTCAGGAGGACGTCGCGCCGGCAGTAGCGCTCGATGAGATCGAACCGGCCCTGCTTGACCCACTCGAGCGACTGGAGCCCGTTCGCCGTTTTCTCGATGCCGAGGGTGGCGGCGGCGAGGTGCGCGAGGGAGAGCCGGAAGCCGAGCCGCGCGTGGATCGCCCGGAGGAGATCGAGCGTCGCGACCCGGCTCAGGTCGGCCCTGGCGTAGGGGGCCAGCACGGCGAGGTCGAACCGCTCGATGTTGAAGCCGACGACGCGGTCGGCCCCCAGCAGCTCGTCCACGAGAGCGTCGGCATCCGATTCGCGGTAGGAGCGGAACCTTCCCGTCCCTGCGTCCAGGCAGACGGCCAGGGCCAGCCCCATCCCCGCGATGTTCCCCCAGCCGCCGACCTCCTCCGCCCCGCGCAGCGTTTCGACGTCGAAGAAGATCCAGCGGCCCTCGCCGGGGCGGAGCAGCTCGGAGGGAGGCGGCAGATCGGGCGGCCAGCCGGCCTCTTCGAGCCCCGCCGGCGCCGGTGTGTCGCTCCGGGCATCGAAGAAACCGGGCGGCAGCGGGCCGCCGCCCCGAACGCCGGGATGCCGGGCGGAGCGATGGGAGGCGAGCGCCGCCTCCGCGGCCGCCTCCGCCGCGCGGCCGCCGGGACGGAGCCGCTCGGCCCCGAGGAGCAGATCCAGCACCCGAACCGCCCCCTCCTTGTCGAGCGGCTGGTTGCCGGACCCGCACTTGGGCGAATGGACGCAGGAGGGGCAGCCGTCCTCGCACGGGCAGCCGGAAACGAGCTCCCGCGTCCGGGCAACGAGCCGCTCCGCGCGGTCGTATCCGGTTGCCGCCAGGCCGATGCCTCCCGGCCACCCGTCATAGACGAAGACCGCGGGACCGCCGAGCTGAGGGTGCTGGGCGTAGGAAATGCCGCCGAGATCCCAGCGATCGCAGATGGCCTCGAGCGGGAAGAGGCCGATCAGCGCGTGTTCCGCCGCGTGCAGCGCGCCGGCGGGATGGTGCTCCGCCTGCACCAGGTGGACGACGGTTTCCCGTGGGAGTTCGAACCAGAATCCATGCGTCTCCAGCACGAGCGGCGGCGCCTCGAGAGGATGGCGCGAGATCTCCTCTTGCCCGAAGATGCGGCGCTTCGAGTAGCCTTCGACGAACGTCGTCACGCGCAGGCGTCCGCGCGCCAGCGTCGCGGGGCCGACCGACCTCGCCTCCTCCCGGGAGAGGATCTCGGTTTCCTTCCGCGCGTAGACCTGTGTGAAGTAGTCGACCTGCGCCGGTTCGAGCAGAACCCGCCGCTCCTCGCGTTCCAGCGCGAGAACCCGGTAGGACTGACCGCCGTGCAGGTAGATGGCGCCCGGATGCCCTTCGAACCAGACCCGCGCCTCGTCGAGAGTGCCGAGCCGGCGCCCGTCGGACGCGCGCACCAGCTCGTAGGCGATCCCGGCACTCCGGAGCGAGATGCTCCTCTGGGGTCGCCGCCGCAGCACGAACCAGCGCTCGGCATCGTGCTGCCTCAGGACGCGTCCCTCCCTCTCGAGGCGCCGGAGCCGCTCCGGGCCGGCCTCTCCCTGGAGAAATCGCGCGTCGTCGAGATCGAGGGAGCGCTCGGCGGCTGCGGCCTCGAGGTGCGCCGCCGCGATCGATTCGTTTCCCGGATCGAGAACGACGCGCTCGAACTCGCCGGAGAAGAAGTGCTCCGGGTGGGAGACGACGTACTGGTCGAGGGCATCCGGCATCGCCACGAGGACGGCGAGAGATTCGCGGTCCGAGCGCCCGGCCCGGCCGATCCGCTGCCAGGCCGTGGCCAGCGAACCCGGATAGCCGACGAGCACGCAGACGTCGAGACCGCCCACGTCGATCCCCGCCTCGAGCGCGGACGTGCTGATGACGCCGTCGAGTTCCCCGGAGAAGAGCCTCCGCTCGATCTCGCGCCGCTCTTCCGGGAGGTACCCGGCCCGGTACGGCGACACTCGCCGCGCGAGTTCCGGCTCGCTCTCGGCCAGCCAGCGGTGCATCAGCTCGGTGATGCGCCGCGCCTTGGTGAAGGCGATTGTCTTGTGCCCCGCTTCCACAGCGCGGGCCACGACGCGCGTGGCGACCGTGTAGGGGCTCGCCATCGTCGGCGAGAGAAACAGGACGTGACGGGCCGGCCGGGGGGCTCCCGAGTCGCGGATCACCTCGAACGGCTCTCCGGTGAGGGTCCGGATGAACTCCTCGGGAGCACCGATCGTCGCCGATCCGGCGATCAGCCGCACGCTCCCCCCCTCGTGCCGGACGAGGCGCATGAGGCGGCGGAGAACGTGATGCACGTGCGCCCCGAAGACCCCGCGGTAGACGTGCGCCTCGTCGATCGCGATCAGCCGGAGTCTCGCCAGCCAGCCCGACCAGCTCTCGTGGTAAGGAGCGAGGCCCAGGTGAACCATGTCGGGGTTCGTGATCAGAACGGCGGGTGGACGCCGCCGGATCCGGCGCCGCTCGCGGTCGGGGGTGTCACCGTCGTAGACCGCGGCCGCACGATCCGGCTCCAGCCCGAGAGGGACCAGGAAGGCACGCACGGCTTCGAGCTGGTCCCGGGCCAGCGCCTTGAGCGGATAGATGAACAGGGCCCGGGCCTCCGGATCCTTCTCCCGGGCCGCGAGGTAGGCGAGCAGGTAGGCCAGGGTCTTCCCGGAGGCCGTCGGCGTCGCCAGCAGCACGTTGCGGCCGCCCGCGGCGAGATCGAGCGCTTCCCGCTGGTGGCTGTACAGGCGCTCCACCCCGGCGCCGCGGAGGGCCGGTTCCGCGCCGGCGGGCAGCGGGCCGCCGGGATCCCACCGGGGCGGCCGCGCCGGGGAGAGGCCGCGGTAGACGACATGGCCTGCCAGCCTCGGGTCACGGCAGAGCCTGCTGACGAACCGCTCCATTCCGGCGCTCTCAATCCTCCGCCGCGTTCGGGCGGATCACGAATCTCGCCGCTTCCCGGGCCGCGGCCCGTTTCCGCTCGTACTCCTCGCCGCCGATCCGCTCCTTCAGCGCCGGGGAGACGGCAAGGACCATCGGGGCCGGCTCCCAGCGCACGGGCCTGCCGGTGGCCGCGTCGACGACTCGTCCCTCCTCGAGCAGGCGGTTCGCGACCGCGAGCGGCATGCCGGCGAGCCGCTGCCTCATCGCCTCGAAGCGCCCCTGGCGCTCGGGGTCGAGGAAGCGGAGGAGGCGGCTCGACTGGGCGGCCATGTGGTAGTGTGCCGGCACGAACAGCAGCCCGTCGAGTCCGAGCCTCTCACACGCGAGAACCAGGAGGGCGACCACGTCGCGGAGAAGGCCGAGCCCGGGGTGCTGCTGGCCCGGGAGCGGCGGCCGATCCGGCGGAAAGACCGCGCGTGGATTCTGCAGGAGCAGCCACTCGACCGCGAGGAGGCGGAACCCCGGCACGGCGTCGTCCCTCGAGCGCGCCCTGAGCTCCCCGAGGAGCTCCCGCCGGTCCGGATCGCCGTAGAGCCGGACCACTTGTCCTGCCTCCCCCGAGAGATCGAACTCGAGCACGGGGTGAGCGAAGCCGAGCTGACGGATGCGCTCGAGCAGCCCGAGCCGCTCGAGCGCCACCTCGACCCCGTGCGGGGAGTAGAAACCGAGGAAGCGGTCGGCTCCCGTGCGCAGCCCGAGGGCGGGGGCGATGTCCTCCGCCGTCAGAAGGAGCCCCTCCCCTCCCCGCGGGGCCGCGAGCAGCTCCTCGTCGAGCCGCTGCGCCGCCGCGCGGTACCGCCCGAGCACGAGCTCCTCGGTGGGCGGGGGCTCGTCGCGCCTCCCGCCGGACAGGATCCTGCCCAGCCACCGTGCGGTGGGCCGCCACGCGTCCGGGCCGTAACCGCCTCCGAGGAGGACGACGAGACCCGGCCGGCCCGCGGCTCTCCGAACGGCCTGGTAGACGGCCAAGTCGCGAGCCAGGAGCCCCTCCGGCGTGAGACGCCACGTGCCGCGGGGATCGGACGCCGCCCCGTCGACGCCGGCGACGTAGAAGACCAGGCGCGGCCGGAACCGGAGCAGGATCGCCGGAAGCTCGCGCCGGAGGGCGCCCAGCAGCTCGGCGTCGCCGACGTCGTGCCCCAGGGAGACGCTGGTCGACTCGACCGCCGCGGTCGGAGCCCAGTGGTCGGCGTGGATCGAGAAGGTGTGGACGGTGGCGTCCCCGGCAAACAGGAGGCGGGTGCCGTCACCGTCGTGCATGTCGAGATCGACGACCAGCACCCGGCCGTCGAACCCTTCGCGGCGAAGCGCCGCCACCGCGACACCGATGTCGTTCACGAGACAGAATCCGCCGGCGCGGGCGCGGCGCGCGTGGTGAAGTCCGCCGCCGAGGTTGACCGCCAGCGGCCGCCGGCCGAGGGCGGCGCGGGCGGCCAGAACGGTTCCCCCCGCCATCGCGCGCTGCATCGCGACGATCCTGTCGAGCTGAGGGGGGTCCAACTCGAACCCGAACGCGTCGCGCGCGGTCTCGGGGCTTTCGAGGGCCGCGACGTAGGTCGGATCGTGAACCTCCTCCAGGTCGCGGACGCTCGCCGGCGGCGGTCGAACGACGCGGGAGGGCAACAGGCCGCGGGAATCGAGGAAGGCGAGGATCCGCTCCCCCCTGTGGCGGTCGACGTCGCTCGACGGCAACGCCTGGGAGTATTCCGGGCCGTGCACGAACAGCGCCCGGCGTCGCGCCAGCCAGCCGCCCAGAAAGAACGGGCGGCACGGCACCGGGGGAAGCGGAGGGCCGCGCCGTTCCGTTGAGCGCCTCCCGGTCATCGCGCCCGCCGCGCTCCTCCGCCAACGGGGAAGCCCCGAACCGCGCGCTTCCCGATCCGGACGTGCCATTATCGTCCGTGCCGGCGTGCCGCGGCGCTTGCCGGCCGGAGGGTCTCGTTGGTCGCCGCTTACCTCACCGGGGAGGAACGCGACCTGTTCGACGCGTGGCTCGCGGAAGCGGTCGCGCGCTGGCGCGAGCTCCTCACCTTCACCGAGATCCGGCGCGGGGTGCAGGCGCTGTCCGAACTCTACCGCGGAGGCGGGAGCGGCCCCGACCTGGCGGCCCGCGCCCTGGCGGGACGGGGGAAGCGCGCCGCGCTCGCCACCTACTGGTCCGCGCTGCATTACGTGACCGTTCACCACGTCCTGCTGGCGATCGGACCGAAGCGCCTGGGATCTCCCGCTCGGGTGATCGACGTCGGCTGCGGCACCGGCGCGACCGGGGCGTCCGCGGCCCGTGCGCTCGGCGCGGTGCGGGTTCTCGGTCTGGATCGCTCGCCGTGGGCGGCGGAGGAGGCGCGCCGCACCTACGCCGCGTTCCGGTTGGAGGGCCGGGTGCGCCGGACGACCCTCCCCGCCGGGATGCCGCGGGCCGGACCCGGCGTCCTCGTGGCGGTGGGATGGCTGGCAGCGGAGCTGGACGAGGCGGGGCGCCGGTCGCTCCTGGCGCGCCTCGACCGCTGCGTCCGCGCCGGGGGGCGGGTGCTCGTCTGCGAGCCGGCGGCGGCGCGGCGCGCCCCGTTCTGGCGAGAGTGGGCCAGCCGCCTCGCCGGCCTGGGGGTGCGGGAAACCTCGCTCCGCGTCAGCGTGGAGCGTCCGGACTTCGTGCGGGAGATGGACGGCGCCGCCCGGCTCGACCATCAGGTGCTCGGCGCGAGCGTGCTCTGGGGGCCGCCGGCGGATGCGGGGTGACCGCGGCCGCTCGGACCGCCGCCCTCGAGCCGGGGCGGCGGTCCGGGGCCGCGCGGAGGAGAGAGTCGGTCCGGCAGAGAGGGCGGAGCCCACTCGGGGCAGGTCCGCCTGTCCGCCACCGGCCGGGTCGCGCCCCGCTCCCGGCCGGGTTCACCGCGGGTGGTGCTCGTCGACCCGCTCGGGTCCCGTGTACCAGCCCGGGAGGGGTGGGCCAAGCGATTCCGAACATCTGGATCCGGGATCGTGGCGCGCGGCCTTCCACGTTTCTGGACCGCCGCCCAGTCCGCGGGCCCCGGTATGATGGCCGCGTGAGACGGAACGTTCTCGCGGCAGCCTCCTTCCTGCTGCTCGCGTTGTCGCTGGCCGGCATCGGGCGGGCCCTCTACTACTCGAGCGCCTGGCGCAGCGGCCTGGCCGCCGCGGCGCTGCTCGTGTTCGCGGTGGTGGTCCTCGCCGCTCTCCTGGCCAGGCAGCGGGAGCGGCTCGCCGACGCGCAGAAGGCGCTCGCCCGCTCGGAGATCCGGGCCCAGGCCCTCATCGAGGCGAGTCCGGACGGCGTGGTCCTCCTCAGCGGTACGCGGATGGTCTTCGCGAACCCCTCGTTCCGGCGCTTGCTGGCTCTGCCCCCCGACG
Proteins encoded in this window:
- a CDS encoding DUF1684 domain-containing protein, with protein sequence MRRAGASIGRQAALLGALLAGCAPAPGPEGPPPGLRFLSPEEIAAARAERNEWFKTSPESPLPEEVKRRFQGLDYYPFNPSLRFFAHLERYDDPKPHPMTTTNGERRPAVAVGKLVWTQDGVRRELEVYQLRDVGPREWGGLFLPFQDETSGVETYGAGRYIDLAGGIDDWYVLDFNLAYYPSCAYGKPGYQCPRTPPANRLDFPVRAGERGWVDAHGAGGPAASHGQAGRPTEVTK
- a CDS encoding YfcC family protein, which produces MAEKRRLKVPHTLVLLFGMIVLAWLASLVLPAGAYERHDHDGHQVVVPGTYHRIEREAPFGVGDLLTPLTVVPRGFASVQDIIFFVFIIGGAFAVLRATGAVDASIGLLLRRFGDRRGWLIAIGVTAFAAGSSGFGMAEEYLPFVPILLLLARGMGMDAVTGVGIMCVGYGVGYGTAVLNPFTVMIAQNIAGLPPASGMWFRLLLTPVMLAIGIHHVWSYATKVAREPSRSLVSDLGPPPVALPSDPPALGRRHVAVLAVTFAALGLLVWGLASRGWYLVEMGALFLGLTIVLGAVGGLGADRIAVEFCRGATDLTTTALLIGFANSIKLVLADAQVIDTIVHGIAQPLRHLGPSLAAAGMFLVQSVCNFFIPSGSGQAYVTMPLMAPLSDVLGITRQVAVLAYQFGDGFTNIVVPTNAVLMGILAMAGIPFDRWLRFVTPLMLKVWVVGSLALVVAVQLGYA
- a CDS encoding DEAD/DEAH box helicase, yielding MERFVSRLCRDPRLAGHVVYRGLSPARPPRWDPGGPLPAGAEPALRGAGVERLYSHQREALDLAAGGRNVLLATPTASGKTLAYLLAYLAAREKDPEARALFIYPLKALARDQLEAVRAFLVPLGLEPDRAAAVYDGDTPDRERRRIRRRPPAVLITNPDMVHLGLAPYHESWSGWLARLRLIAIDEAHVYRGVFGAHVHHVLRRLMRLVRHEGGSVRLIAGSATIGAPEEFIRTLTGEPFEVIRDSGAPRPARHVLFLSPTMASPYTVATRVVARAVEAGHKTIAFTKARRITELMHRWLAESEPELARRVSPYRAGYLPEERREIERRLFSGELDGVISTSALEAGIDVGGLDVCVLVGYPGSLATAWQRIGRAGRSDRESLAVLVAMPDALDQYVVSHPEHFFSGEFERVVLDPGNESIAAAHLEAAAAERSLDLDDARFLQGEAGPERLRRLEREGRVLRQHDAERWFVLRRRPQRSISLRSAGIAYELVRASDGRRLGTLDEARVWFEGHPGAIYLHGGQSYRVLALEREERRVLLEPAQVDYFTQVYARKETEILSREEARSVGPATLARGRLRVTTFVEGYSKRRIFGQEEISRHPLEAPPLVLETHGFWFELPRETVVHLVQAEHHPAGALHAAEHALIGLFPLEAICDRWDLGGISYAQHPQLGGPAVFVYDGWPGGIGLAATGYDRAERLVARTRELVSGCPCEDGCPSCVHSPKCGSGNQPLDKEGAVRVLDLLLGAERLRPGGRAAEAAAEAALASHRSARHPGVRGGGPLPPGFFDARSDTPAPAGLEEAGWPPDLPPPSELLRPGEGRWIFFDVETLRGAEEVGGWGNIAGMGLALAVCLDAGTGRFRSYRESDADALVDELLGADRVVGFNIERFDLAVLAPYARADLSRVATLDLLRAIHARLGFRLSLAHLAAATLGIEKTANGLQSLEWVKQGRFDLIERYCRRDVLLTAALWAYGRRHGYVLFRSRRGEVGRIPVDW
- a CDS encoding histone deacetylase; its protein translation is MVEPGGAVHLPHEVRTLHADAERGFPHPQAGEAAGPLSPERGAPRRRRLADEHPPPGADAAVEARQERPAPRLVQLRCQPSHRHEDAGSGPRHPGGEGRPAHPALQPERGVGAARLLRRPRRAIQTENPHRAERTGRGRPGRAGAAADVDHPSGRSQALRSDRQQDVVNGHVMQRGPVGGERGALPPSRQGAGRQVGAAPASAVEFGQRLHPAPDLGEGEELAPARDRFREPRVEQVAFLPGEVSGDQRDPPAGKRRGTPARTIMARPDREARGSGLPRWRRSAAGAMTGRRSTERRGPPLPPVPCRPFFLGGWLARRRALFVHGPEYSQALPSSDVDRHRGERILAFLDSRGLLPSRVVRPPPASVRDLEEVHDPTYVAALESPETARDAFGFELDPPQLDRIVAMQRAMAGGTVLAARAALGRRPLAVNLGGGLHHARRARAGGFCLVNDIGVAVAALRREGFDGRVLVVDLDMHDGDGTRLLFAGDATVHTFSIHADHWAPTAAVESTSVSLGHDVGDAELLGALRRELPAILLRFRPRLVFYVAGVDGAASDPRGTWRLTPEGLLARDLAVYQAVRRAAGRPGLVVLLGGGYGPDAWRPTARWLGRILSGGRRDEPPPTEELVLGRYRAAAQRLDEELLAAPRGGEGLLLTAEDIAPALGLRTGADRFLGFYSPHGVEVALERLGLLERIRQLGFAHPVLEFDLSGEAGQVVRLYGDPDRRELLGELRARSRDDAVPGFRLLAVEWLLLQNPRAVFPPDRPPLPGQQHPGLGLLRDVVALLVLACERLGLDGLLFVPAHYHMAAQSSRLLRFLDPERQGRFEAMRQRLAGMPLAVANRLLEEGRVVDAATGRPVRWEPAPMVLAVSPALKERIGGEEYERKRAAAREAARFVIRPNAAED